A stretch of the Corythoichthys intestinalis isolate RoL2023-P3 chromosome 22, ASM3026506v1, whole genome shotgun sequence genome encodes the following:
- the LOC130910977 gene encoding uncharacterized protein LOC130910977 produces MYEVVTRERRSQESELGACNCRPWTSIIPRRRWPKRGPRPASFFRPRPIGSPRLRPRTPVIGSANADRGGPPPPYDALAVGPKDAIGEKTHALNRQAEKCTSEAMTGHHALLPKLRLRGRKNCLAVTAAPTGQQIPGQLTVTFGKYKGKTFMWLTEEDVGYVKYLLDGHVKERRRQKGRCDTKTGEWRLKEQLLRYVDMFPPVSCHLEQNIDRAICGHGRFRSFTFEDMWQFYDFSKLIRNDLQAESAEEWKMAQEAFCFVRQWLLMTE; encoded by the exons atgtatgaag TGGTCACTCGTGAGCGCAGATCGCAGGAGTCGGAGCTCGGAGCGTGCAACTGTAGACCGTGGACGAGC ATAATCCCGCGTCGCCGTTGGCCGAAACGTGGACCGCGGcccgcctccttttttcggCCGCGGCCAATCGGCTCTCCTCGCCTACGACCGCGGACGCCCGTGATTGGCTCCGCGAACGCAGACCGCGGCGGCCCGCCTCCTCCTTACGACGCGCTTGCGGTTGGCCCAAAAGACGCAATCGGCGAAAAGACCCACGCGCTCAATCGACAAGCCGAAAAG TGTACATCAGAAGCGATGACCGGCCACCACGCTTTGCTGCCTAAACTGCGCTTGAGAG GTAGGAAAAACTGCCTTGCCGTCACCGCAGCTCCAACAGGCCAGCAGATCCCCGGCCAGCTCACGGTGACCTTTGGGAAATACAAAGGCAAGACCTTCATGTGGCTTACGGAGGAAGATGTCGGCTATGTCAAGTA TCTCCTCGATGGCCACGTGAAGGAGAGGCGACGACAGAAGGGAAGGTGCGACACCAAAACTGGGGAGTGGAGGCTGAAGGAGCAGCTTCTACGCTACGTGGATATGTTCCCTCCGGTGTCATGCCACTTGGAGCAGAACATCGACCGGGCCATCTGCGGGCATGGCCGCTTCCGGTCCTTCACATTCGAGGATATGTGGCAGTTTTATGACTTCTCCAAGCTCATCCGTAACGATCTCCAGGCCGAAAGCGCAGAAGAATGGAAGATGGCCCAGGAAGCCTTCTGCTTTGTGCGTCAGTGGCTACTGATGACGGAGTAG